A part of Micromonospora chersina genomic DNA contains:
- a CDS encoding DUF6308 family protein, with amino-acid sequence MTHPLTLAEILAVLDDPRSVPDLQRYFLGIDDAAFTGGYFERLGGGGDRPAVANNILAEDLIAAELLSVQVPPRRALDLLQGQLGKDLGAQLARIPVDVELGADDALSLILEGGHADSAWRLLRNEVGIGWVIAGKLLARKRPKLVPVYDEVVSCAFGTGTGFWKWLHCKLREEGGILTQRLRVVHEEADLPAAVGRLRVLDVVFWMRHRDVHRGSACPGLQLP; translated from the coding sequence ATGACGCACCCGCTGACACTCGCCGAGATCCTGGCAGTGCTCGATGATCCTCGCTCGGTCCCCGACCTTCAGCGCTACTTCCTGGGGATTGATGATGCGGCGTTTACCGGTGGGTACTTCGAACGACTTGGTGGTGGCGGTGATCGTCCGGCGGTGGCGAACAACATCCTCGCCGAGGATCTGATCGCGGCGGAATTGCTGAGCGTGCAGGTGCCTCCGCGGCGGGCGCTCGACTTGCTACAGGGGCAGCTCGGCAAGGATCTTGGAGCGCAGCTGGCGAGAATCCCGGTCGATGTCGAGTTGGGCGCCGACGACGCGCTATCGCTGATCCTGGAAGGCGGCCACGCCGACAGCGCGTGGCGACTGCTGCGCAACGAGGTCGGGATCGGGTGGGTAATCGCCGGCAAGCTGCTCGCCCGCAAACGCCCCAAGCTAGTGCCGGTGTACGACGAGGTTGTGTCCTGCGCCTTCGGCACCGGAACCGGCTTTTGGAAGTGGCTGCACTGCAAGCTCCGTGAGGAGGGCGGCATCTTGACGCAGCGCCTCCGGGTCGTGCACGAGGAGGCTGACTTGCCAGCGGCGGTCGGCCGACTTCGCGTTTTGGACGTCGTGTTCTGGATGCGGCACCGAGACGTTCACCGCGGCAGTGCATGCCCCGGACTGCAGCTGCCGTGA